The Acidobacteriota bacterium genome has a segment encoding these proteins:
- a CDS encoding PilZ domain-containing protein, translated as MMDVKKERRQHPRVPAHLTVETAGPEGTELTLVTGNLSLGGFHCRVSRYIPKSTHLTVKLELPFPERSEWLTAEGEVVRVKPQEPVEGRNDYRLALQFTRLYGRDRQLLGRYLEQHYKQR; from the coding sequence ATGATGGATGTAAAAAAGGAACGACGCCAACACCCGCGGGTGCCCGCGCACCTGACGGTGGAGACCGCCGGCCCCGAGGGGACGGAGCTCACCTTGGTCACCGGCAATCTCAGCCTGGGAGGGTTCCATTGCCGCGTCTCCCGTTACATTCCGAAATCGACTCACCTGACCGTCAAGCTCGAGCTTCCCTTCCCCGAGCGGTCGGAATGGCTCACGGCGGAGGGGGAGGTGGTTCGTGTGAAGCCCCAAGAGCCCGTCGAGGGACGTAACGATTACCGTCTGGCGCTCCAGTTCACCCGCTTATACGGCCGGGACCGGCAGTTGCTCGGACGCTATCTCGAGCAACACTACAAGCAGCGATAG